From the Thermovirga lienii DSM 17291 genome, one window contains:
- a CDS encoding methyl-accepting chemotaxis sensory transducer with Cache sensor (PFAM: Cache domain; HAMP domain; Methyl-accepting chemotaxis protein (MCP) signaling domain~COGs: COG0840 Methyl-accepting chemotaxis protein~InterPro IPR004090: IPR004089: IPR004010: IPR003660~KEGG: tai:Taci_0323 methyl-accepting chemotaxis sensory transducer with cache sensor~PFAM: chemotaxis sensory transducer; Cache domain protein; histidine kinase HAMP region domain protein~SMART: chemotaxis sensory transducer~SPTR: Methyl-accepting chemotaxis sensory transducer with Cache sensor): protein MLEPHNGNKREKSISIAQKLLILAISVILLLGAMITLMAYQTKHTLNEQVNILGSEVTINGAAQVDQYFRELKNLSKSVAGAAGEFLDTHPNAIDNELEPLLRRTYESLTENLKLYDIYVGLASTGKVSSGSGWVEPENYDARKRSWYIKATQYNKPILTEPYIDAGTGKLLITVATPVISSTGKTLGVAAIDVVLEDLSKVITSYKILGTGYGFLIDQNGTFIAHPELDMIMKENITKTSSIVTPEIAEVGRKMLSSKTVGFAEYAFQGEKRRTFYAPTKSGFVFGLVFPTSNLNAIVLSEVKNQAIVGILAIVILGILLYSISKSITVPIRHITKAMTKLGQLNLQEYENENWLEKVAKQDTEIGIMASAALTLRNVLRNALKDISGRSAQTINVAEGLASFSEEAAASVREAKTSVEQVAALMENNSASLQEINASVEEVASSSQQVAQNATNGAEVAAKMSAISEEVAHKVKSVVKAITIVGEKSTDTEETIKEMAKSSMSITKLVDSIKAIADQTNLLALNAAIEAARAGEHGRGFAVVAEEVRKLAEESSNAAHEVENLIAPLQEKANASLEATKESTKAVEDTIQLANESLSRLSDMLQHIKEVSDMVQNIAAASEEQAAAAHEMAQSVESVSQATINTANAMENVSQATEEIVKASERIAREAQTLTEIAETLKVLVDQFKL from the coding sequence ATGCTTGAACCTCACAACGGGAACAAAAGAGAAAAAAGCATATCTATAGCTCAAAAACTGTTAATTCTTGCTATAAGCGTTATTCTCCTACTGGGAGCGATGATAACTTTAATGGCTTACCAAACGAAGCACACCCTTAATGAGCAAGTCAACATCCTAGGCAGTGAGGTTACTATCAACGGTGCCGCCCAGGTCGATCAATATTTCCGAGAGCTCAAAAATCTATCCAAGAGTGTTGCAGGCGCAGCTGGCGAATTCCTAGATACTCATCCCAACGCTATAGACAACGAGTTAGAACCCCTTCTCCGCCGAACTTACGAATCCTTGACAGAAAACCTAAAACTATATGACATATATGTAGGACTGGCTTCCACCGGCAAAGTCAGCTCGGGCAGCGGATGGGTTGAACCAGAAAATTATGATGCAAGGAAACGCTCCTGGTATATCAAAGCAACCCAATACAACAAGCCAATTCTTACGGAGCCATATATCGACGCGGGTACAGGAAAGCTACTTATAACGGTAGCTACGCCCGTTATTTCATCCACCGGTAAGACCCTAGGCGTTGCAGCGATAGATGTGGTACTAGAGGACCTATCCAAGGTGATAACGTCATACAAAATACTGGGAACAGGTTATGGTTTTCTCATAGACCAAAACGGCACTTTCATTGCTCATCCTGAATTAGATATGATTATGAAGGAAAACATTACAAAAACAAGTTCCATAGTAACTCCTGAGATAGCAGAAGTGGGACGCAAAATGCTATCTAGCAAAACAGTAGGTTTTGCCGAGTACGCTTTTCAAGGCGAAAAAAGAAGAACATTCTACGCCCCAACAAAGTCTGGGTTTGTCTTCGGGCTGGTCTTTCCCACCTCGAACTTGAACGCAATAGTATTAAGTGAGGTCAAAAATCAGGCTATAGTTGGCATACTTGCTATCGTAATATTGGGCATCTTGCTCTACTCCATCTCCAAGAGCATTACCGTTCCCATTCGCCATATTACTAAAGCAATGACAAAGCTTGGACAGCTCAATTTGCAAGAATATGAAAACGAAAACTGGCTCGAAAAAGTAGCAAAACAAGATACTGAAATAGGTATTATGGCTTCCGCTGCCTTGACCTTGCGGAACGTACTGAGAAATGCGCTAAAAGACATATCCGGCCGCTCTGCCCAAACCATCAACGTCGCAGAGGGGTTGGCTTCCTTTTCCGAGGAGGCAGCAGCATCGGTGCGGGAGGCTAAGACATCCGTTGAGCAGGTGGCCGCTCTTATGGAAAACAACTCTGCCTCTCTGCAGGAAATAAACGCAAGCGTTGAGGAAGTTGCAAGCTCCTCTCAACAGGTAGCACAAAACGCCACCAATGGCGCCGAAGTAGCAGCTAAAATGTCCGCCATATCAGAAGAAGTTGCTCATAAGGTAAAAAGCGTAGTAAAAGCTATAACAATAGTAGGGGAAAAATCAACAGACACCGAAGAGACAATAAAGGAAATGGCTAAGTCATCCATGTCCATTACCAAGCTGGTGGACTCCATAAAAGCTATAGCCGATCAAACGAACCTCCTCGCTTTGAATGCCGCAATAGAGGCAGCAAGAGCTGGCGAGCACGGAAGAGGCTTTGCAGTGGTTGCAGAGGAAGTAAGAAAACTGGCCGAAGAATCTTCCAACGCTGCTCATGAGGTTGAAAATTTGATTGCCCCTTTACAGGAAAAGGCGAACGCATCCTTGGAAGCTACAAAGGAATCCACCAAAGCCGTAGAAGATACGATCCAGCTTGCAAACGAGTCATTAAGCAGACTATCGGACATGTTACAGCACATCAAAGAGGTGAGCGATATGGTTCAGAACATAGCAGCAGCCTCTGAAGAACAGGCTGCTGCAGCCCATGAGATGGCTCAATCAGTAGAAAGCGTAAGCCAAGCCACAATCAACACAGCAAACGCCATGGAGAACGTATCGCAGGCCACTGAAGAAATAGTAAAAGCAAGCGAGCGGATAGCCCGCGAAGCCCAAACCCTAACCGAAATAGCGGAAACACTTAAAGTTCTAGTGGATCAGTTCAAGCTGTAG
- a CDS encoding O-acetylhomoserine sulfhydrolase (PFAM: Cys/Met metabolism PLP-dependent enzyme~TIGRFAM: OAH/OAS sulfhydrylase~COGs: COG2873 O-acetylhomoserine sulfhydrylase~InterPro IPR006235: IPR000277~KEGG: tai:Taci_1506 O-acetylhomoserineaminocarboxypropyltransferase~PFAM: Cys/Met metabolism pyridoxal-phosphate-dependent protein~PRIAM: Cysteine synthase~SPTR: O-acetylhomoserine aminocarboxypropyltransferase;~TIGRFAM: O-acetylhomoserine/O-acetylserine sulfhydrylase) — protein MLEKKWNFATKAVHGGWKSDPATGSFGLPMYVTAGYRFEDQEHAMRLFNMEEEGHLYSRISNPTVEVFEKAVAQCEGGVDAVATSSGQAALTHLLLCLCSAGDHVVVASKSYGGTVTLVKNLMSRLGISSSFVDTDDVEAVRNSIRPNTRCVVTETIGNPCLNVAPLEELAAITREHHIPLVVDNTFASPALCRPVEWGANVVIHSVTKYISGHGQIIGGVIVDCGNMDWGASDKWPALTEPDPSYHDIVFVEKFGPSALAAKIKVSILRDAGGCLSPFNALMAKTGLSTLHLRMERHSSNALSVARFLEEHPTVQWVSYPALESSPSYERAQKYLPNGAGGMVAFCIKGGLEAGKAFMGALELFSCVANLGDVRSMAIHPASTTHGQLTPEERKACGIDEGLVRLSVGIEDIEDILEDLDKALSKAQQEAGPNARVSG, from the coding sequence GTGTTGGAAAAGAAATGGAACTTTGCTACCAAGGCTGTCCATGGAGGCTGGAAGAGCGACCCGGCCACCGGATCCTTTGGTCTACCCATGTACGTAACCGCAGGATATCGTTTTGAGGATCAGGAGCACGCGATGCGCCTCTTCAACATGGAAGAAGAGGGACACTTGTATTCTCGCATTTCCAATCCCACTGTCGAGGTCTTTGAGAAAGCCGTAGCGCAGTGTGAAGGTGGGGTAGATGCCGTTGCTACATCTTCAGGGCAGGCTGCCTTGACGCATCTGCTTTTGTGTTTGTGCTCTGCAGGGGATCACGTAGTGGTGGCGTCCAAAAGCTATGGGGGTACCGTTACTTTGGTTAAAAACCTCATGAGTCGGTTGGGAATATCCTCTTCTTTTGTGGATACCGATGACGTAGAGGCCGTTAGGAATTCCATACGGCCCAACACCAGGTGCGTTGTAACAGAGACCATAGGCAACCCATGCCTCAACGTGGCTCCCCTGGAGGAGCTGGCGGCCATAACGAGGGAACACCACATTCCCCTGGTGGTGGATAACACTTTTGCTTCTCCTGCCCTGTGCAGGCCTGTGGAGTGGGGTGCCAACGTGGTGATCCACTCGGTGACCAAGTACATTTCCGGGCATGGACAGATAATTGGGGGAGTCATAGTTGACTGCGGCAACATGGACTGGGGGGCAAGCGACAAGTGGCCTGCCTTGACGGAGCCTGATCCCTCATACCACGATATAGTGTTCGTCGAAAAGTTTGGCCCATCGGCGCTGGCGGCTAAGATCAAGGTCTCTATACTGAGGGATGCTGGAGGATGTCTTTCTCCCTTCAATGCCCTAATGGCAAAAACGGGCCTTTCCACCCTTCATCTCAGAATGGAAAGGCACAGCTCCAACGCGCTATCAGTAGCCCGCTTCCTGGAAGAACATCCTACGGTCCAGTGGGTTAGCTATCCTGCTTTGGAATCCAGCCCATCCTATGAAAGGGCGCAAAAGTATCTACCCAACGGTGCCGGGGGAATGGTGGCCTTCTGCATAAAGGGAGGCCTTGAGGCAGGGAAAGCCTTCATGGGAGCTTTGGAGCTTTTCTCCTGTGTGGCCAACCTTGGGGACGTTCGCAGCATGGCCATACATCCGGCAAGCACCACTCATGGCCAGCTGACCCCCGAAGAGCGCAAGGCTTGCGGCATAGATGAGGGCCTGGTGAGGTTGAGCGTGGGAATAGAGGACATAGAGGACATATTGGAGGACTTGGATAAGGCGTTATCCAAAGCCCAGCAGGAGGCGGGGCCTAATGCAAGGGTCTCTGGTTGA
- a CDS encoding hypothetical protein (KEGG: aco:Amico_1812 major facilitator superfamily MFS_1~SPTR: Major facilitator superfamily MFS_1), translating to MVRLFLCFSFISYRNESACFRDLSYSCRVENSAAPQLNLQGHDGQTEVVEVPCFTDFYIIKTLEAAKRCWFCVTIHHTVGLSLRKGTEKMPPWTNFYGFGSSLFLVGLTTYQTLAVPEHIRGSSFTLATAGTIAPLVMILPLAEWLLRSGMYRAYIWFPVLAAAMCLAVAYSIGSSDEINISGADWGSYREVFKNPAIRVLFVSVILFAMTDAAIVSLAGLASEKGSFPFRPCFRAQQFGLYAAGVRIWCGNGIGISFASFPDRGCGRKQAKAKSYLPGMVSYGRMLFPVSGHNRLFSP from the coding sequence TTGGTGCGGCTCTTTTTATGTTTTTCCTTCATTTCGTATAGGAACGAATCCGCTTGTTTCAGGGATTTGTCGTACTCTTGCAGGGTTGAAAATTCTGCCGCACCCCAGCTGAACTTGCAAGGCCACGATGGACAAACTGAAGTAGTAGAGGTGCCATGTTTTACTGATTTTTATATCATAAAGACATTAGAAGCCGCAAAGCGATGTTGGTTTTGTGTTACCATACACCATACAGTGGGATTGTCTCTCCGTAAGGGGACGGAAAAGATGCCGCCATGGACTAATTTTTATGGTTTCGGTTCCAGCCTCTTCCTGGTAGGGCTTACGACCTATCAAACCCTGGCAGTTCCGGAACATATAAGAGGTTCGTCCTTTACTCTTGCCACAGCGGGAACCATAGCTCCCTTGGTGATGATACTGCCATTGGCTGAGTGGTTGTTGAGGTCTGGCATGTACAGGGCCTATATATGGTTTCCTGTTCTGGCAGCGGCCATGTGCCTGGCTGTGGCATATTCCATAGGCTCTTCTGATGAAATAAACATCTCTGGCGCCGATTGGGGCTCTTACAGGGAAGTCTTCAAAAATCCAGCGATTAGGGTGCTTTTTGTCTCTGTAATCCTTTTTGCCATGACGGATGCGGCCATAGTATCTCTTGCCGGTCTGGCCTCGGAAAAAGGCTCTTTCCCTTTTAGGCCTTGCTTTCGCGCGCAGCAATTTGGCCTTTATGCTGCTGGGGTGCGTATATGGTGTGGCAATGGGATTGGGATTTCCTTTGCATCTTTCCCTGATAGGGGATGTGGCAGAAAGCAGGCTAAGGCCAAAAGCTACCTCCCTGGTATGGTTTCTTATGGCAGGATGCTATTTCCTGTCTCCGGTCATAACAGGCTATTTAGCCCGTAG
- a CDS encoding homoserine O-acetyltransferase (PFAM: alpha/beta hydrolase fold~TIGRFAM: homoserine O-acetyltransferase~COGs: COG2021 Homoserine acetyltransferase~InterPro IPR006296: IPR000073: IPR008220~KEGG: tai:Taci_1505 homoserine O-acetyltransferase~PFAM: alpha/beta hydrolase fold~PRIAM: Homoserine O-acetyltransferase~SPTR: Homoserine O-acetyltransferase;~TIGRFAM: homoserine O-acetyltransferase) — MQGSLVDVRKVENDFTLGKVKLRRLDFPSGKSLKEPVQAYAAFGKLSEAKDNVILVCHALTGSHLVTGEKVEGLPEPWWKDMVGPGKALDTSRYCVICFNVLGSPYGSTSPISINPDTQRPYAMEFPVLSVRDLVYAQRKALDQLGIKRLKAVVGGSLGGMQALEWAVSFPEMVERAVVIAAPAHLYPQAIALNEVQRQAIYSDPKWKGGNYTPDDPPRKGLSVARMLAMITYRSEQCFSKRWMRKIQDGNPMDWSGRFCVESYLHYHGEEIVRRFDANCYIYLTRTMDLHDVGEGRGGTQEALSRFSGKDLLAVGITSDMLFPNWQVEEISFLASKAGVRACYDEIESDDGHDAFLTDQNQLDDIIRSFWKKTNLN, encoded by the coding sequence ATGCAAGGGTCTCTGGTTGACGTAAGAAAAGTCGAGAATGATTTTACCTTAGGCAAGGTCAAGCTCCGAAGGCTGGATTTTCCCTCCGGTAAGAGCTTGAAGGAGCCCGTTCAGGCCTATGCAGCTTTTGGCAAGCTCTCTGAGGCCAAGGACAACGTAATATTGGTTTGCCATGCCCTTACGGGAAGTCACCTGGTCACGGGCGAAAAGGTGGAGGGGTTGCCGGAACCTTGGTGGAAGGATATGGTTGGCCCTGGTAAGGCGCTGGACACATCCAGGTACTGTGTTATTTGTTTCAACGTCCTGGGGAGCCCCTATGGAAGCACCTCTCCCATATCCATCAACCCGGACACCCAGAGGCCTTACGCCATGGAGTTTCCCGTTTTGAGCGTCAGGGACCTAGTATATGCTCAAAGAAAGGCCCTGGACCAATTGGGCATAAAGAGGCTCAAGGCGGTGGTTGGAGGATCTTTAGGGGGTATGCAGGCTCTTGAGTGGGCGGTTTCTTTTCCAGAAATGGTGGAAAGGGCCGTAGTGATAGCTGCTCCTGCGCATCTTTACCCTCAGGCCATCGCCCTGAACGAGGTACAGCGCCAGGCTATATACTCGGATCCCAAGTGGAAGGGAGGCAACTACACTCCCGATGACCCGCCTCGGAAGGGGCTTTCCGTGGCCAGGATGTTGGCCATGATAACTTACCGCAGCGAACAGTGCTTTAGCAAACGCTGGATGAGGAAGATACAGGATGGCAACCCCATGGACTGGAGTGGGAGGTTCTGCGTGGAAAGCTACCTCCACTACCACGGGGAGGAGATAGTAAGGCGCTTTGATGCCAACTGCTATATCTACCTGACTCGAACCATGGATCTTCATGATGTAGGAGAGGGAAGGGGAGGTACCCAAGAGGCCCTCAGCAGATTTTCGGGAAAGGATCTTCTGGCCGTGGGGATAACCAGCGATATGTTGTTTCCCAACTGGCAGGTGGAGGAGATATCCTTTTTGGCCTCCAAGGCAGGGGTTAGGGCCTGCTACGACGAGATAGAGAGCGACGATGGGCATGATGCCTTTTTGACGGATCAAAACCAGCTTGACGACATCATAAGAAGTTTTTGGAAGAAGACGAACCTGAATTAA
- a CDS encoding TRAP transporter solute receptor, TAXI family (PFAM: NMT1/THI5 like~TIGRFAM: TRAP transporter solute receptor, TAXI family~COGs: COG2358 TRAP-type uncharacterized transport system periplasmic component~InterPro IPR011852~KEGG: apo:Arcpr_1316 TRAP transporter solute receptor, TAXI family~SPTR: TRAP transporter solute receptor, TAXI family;~TIGRFAM: TRAP transporter solute receptor, TAXI family), protein MMAMLLFFTVALSVSFPIKFSEAQEVKYLYIATGTIGGSYYPLGQQLAEIWNSNIPNIHVIPKATGGTVNNLELLRKGNAHIAFLDGLYYYAYHGMGRYEGTPHKFIRAMAPLYPEPVQVLVAKGSNIKTLRDLKGKIVSIGAQKSGTEVTARELLRAAMLDPDKDIQGVHLGVYDTAKAFREKKIDAAIMVGTLEMAGVKEATDQGLVELLEIPSPVIKKVIYQTPYWVPFTIPANTYKGQDRDIKTYASWNILAVHQNLKADLVYELTKHFYAHKDKLEVCRKTMKTAIPENINYILIPLHEGAEKYYNELESQTP, encoded by the coding sequence ATGATGGCCATGCTACTTTTCTTTACCGTGGCGCTATCGGTGTCGTTTCCCATAAAGTTTTCCGAAGCTCAAGAGGTCAAATACCTATACATAGCGACTGGAACCATAGGTGGGTCCTACTACCCCCTGGGGCAACAGCTTGCTGAGATATGGAATTCCAACATACCCAACATACATGTAATACCCAAGGCCACAGGGGGTACCGTCAACAACCTGGAACTGCTGAGGAAAGGTAACGCTCACATAGCCTTTCTGGACGGACTGTATTATTATGCCTACCACGGCATGGGAAGGTACGAAGGAACCCCTCACAAGTTCATAAGGGCCATGGCACCCCTCTATCCTGAACCGGTCCAGGTCCTCGTGGCAAAAGGAAGCAACATTAAAACATTGAGAGACTTAAAAGGTAAGATAGTCTCCATAGGGGCCCAAAAGAGCGGAACAGAAGTAACGGCGCGGGAGCTTCTGAGGGCAGCGATGCTGGACCCAGATAAGGACATACAAGGAGTTCACCTGGGAGTATACGATACCGCCAAAGCATTCAGGGAGAAGAAAATAGACGCCGCCATAATGGTAGGAACATTGGAAATGGCCGGGGTAAAGGAAGCCACCGACCAGGGCCTTGTGGAACTCCTAGAGATCCCTTCTCCAGTAATTAAAAAGGTCATATATCAGACTCCCTATTGGGTGCCCTTCACCATACCGGCAAACACCTACAAGGGGCAGGATAGGGATATAAAAACCTATGCCAGCTGGAACATACTGGCCGTACACCAAAACCTAAAGGCCGATTTGGTTTATGAGCTGACCAAGCATTTCTATGCCCACAAGGACAAGCTTGAGGTATGTAGAAAAACCATGAAGACTGCCATTCCAGAGAACATAAATTATATATTGATTCCCCTCCATGAAGGAGCAGAAAAATATTACAATGAGTTGGAAAGTCAAACTCCCTGA
- a CDS encoding beta-lactamase domain protein (PFAM: Metallo-beta-lactamase superfamily~COGs: COG0491 Zn-dependent hydrolase including glyoxylase~KEGG: aco:Amico_0343 beta-lactamase domain protein~SPTR: Metallo-beta-lactamase family protein), which produces MDEWVLEVSPGITLSLMDLPCKRRGYHHFLGIWLLEDQIRKRTVLVDTGPASTVPTLLEELEKRGVKHLDYILISHIHLDHSGGLAEVLEAFPEAKVAVHPKGKPHLINPQKLWEGSLEVLGEIALEYKEPKPVQEEAFLPEPMPLEGITALDTPGHAPHHRSFFYDTPSGKILFVGEAGGTYGRRGFAYPGKDDGTFILRPATPPRFYIDKALESIANLKKIPSKIMCYAHFGYTYETERMLNEAAEQLLRWQRLCLEFIKNNQITSKAEVDKEKLMEYLIEKDPLLEDFHSLPQDLKDREKDFSFSSLEGFLGAIMDK; this is translated from the coding sequence ATGGACGAATGGGTTTTGGAAGTCTCACCGGGCATAACCCTTAGCTTGATGGACCTGCCATGCAAAAGGAGAGGTTATCACCACTTTTTGGGCATCTGGCTCCTGGAGGACCAGATCCGAAAACGGACGGTTCTGGTGGACACAGGACCGGCCTCTACCGTGCCCACCCTCCTAGAGGAGCTTGAAAAAAGAGGCGTAAAACACCTGGACTACATACTCATCAGTCATATCCACCTGGACCACTCTGGAGGTCTGGCCGAGGTATTGGAAGCCTTCCCGGAGGCAAAGGTTGCGGTCCATCCAAAGGGCAAGCCCCACCTGATAAACCCCCAAAAGCTTTGGGAAGGAAGCCTAGAGGTTTTGGGCGAGATAGCCCTGGAGTACAAAGAACCCAAGCCCGTTCAGGAAGAGGCCTTCCTTCCTGAACCCATGCCCCTTGAAGGCATAACGGCCCTGGATACACCTGGGCATGCCCCCCACCACCGCTCGTTTTTCTACGACACCCCATCAGGGAAGATTCTTTTCGTAGGAGAAGCAGGGGGAACCTACGGAAGAAGGGGCTTTGCCTACCCGGGGAAAGACGATGGTACCTTCATTCTAAGACCTGCAACACCCCCAAGGTTCTACATAGATAAAGCCCTGGAATCCATAGCAAACCTAAAGAAGATTCCATCCAAGATCATGTGCTATGCTCACTTTGGCTACACCTACGAAACCGAAAGAATGCTGAACGAAGCCGCAGAGCAGCTTTTGCGTTGGCAGAGGCTGTGTCTGGAGTTCATAAAGAACAACCAAATAACCTCAAAGGCCGAAGTGGACAAAGAAAAACTTATGGAGTACCTCATAGAAAAAGACCCACTACTTGAGGACTTCCATTCCCTGCCTCAGGACCTCAAAGATAGGGAAAAAGATTTTTCCTTCTCAAGCCTGGAGGGCTTTCTGGGAGCCATAATGGATAAATAA